The Dromaius novaehollandiae isolate bDroNov1 chromosome 20, bDroNov1.hap1, whole genome shotgun sequence genome includes the window CGCCGCGGTCCCTGGTGGGCGCCACGCGGTGCCCCTCGCCGCACGCAGCCCCTGCCCTTTGGTTTCGGTTCCTTTTAATTTCTGTCTTAGTCAAGGCCTCAAGATCCTGCTTGTAAATACGTTTCCACGACCGCTTCATGATGTACAGACTCGTGCGGGACGTTTCTTGTTGTAAATAATTAGGTTCGCTCATGTTGTCCTGTAAATACGTGTACATACCTCATGGGTTTGGTTCTTACATACAATAAACTTTTATGCTCTTCCGCAAGAGGATTTCCTCTCctgagggggggggggttgatttAAAGGGGGTGGTGGAGCCGCCTCAGCCCAGAGGTGCCCCCCTGCCACTGGGGCTGGGGTCCGGGAGGAGTGGGCAGACCCCcatgggccccccccaggccccgctGCTGTGGGGCGGGACAAAATGGGCCCCTCCCGGCCACGCCCAAGGgcttggccacgcccccttgTTCCTTggccacgcccctgcactccgcACTCCCCCCTCCATTGGCCGCCTTAGCCCCGCCTCCCCGagcgctgccctctgcctttACGCGCCGGGCGTTTGCCGACTCGGCctccctggccccgccccctgctgcctggccccgcccccttggCGCGGAGCCCGCTCCTCGGCACCTCCctagccccgcccccggccccgccccgcgcggggcacgccgggagctgtagtgcGGGCGGTgccggagcgcggcggccgccaTGGCCCCCGCCGtgggcccgggcgcggcggccgcgctggcgctggcgctggcgctgctggcggccgccgcccgccccgccgccgccgcctgggaCCTGCGGGCGCTGCGCTGCAGCTTCTCGGCGGCCTGCGAGTGCGGCTTCGAGCCCGACCTGCGCGGTCAGCGGGGGCAGCGGGCCCTGAGGGCACGGGATGGGGAGACgaccgggggtgggggggagtccCTGAGGCGCGGGGGATGGGGGGCGagtccctggggtgggggtggggtccCTGAGGtgagggagtccctggggtccagGGGATGGGGGTCCTCAGGACCAGGGGGTGCCCAGGAGCAAGGGGCCGCTGGGGTGGGGGGTCCCTGAggtgagggcagtggcagtcggGGGGTCCCCGCAGGCGGGGGATGAGAGACAGGACAGGGCATCTCTCCAGGAGACCCTTCCCAGAGGGGCACTGCGGAGGGTCCCGGGCAGGGGACACCCCCAGCCCTGGCGGGGATGGGGAGCAGGCATGAAGTGCTGTGCGGAGAagggctcagggcctggcccCCCACAGAGGGGCTCATCCAGTCCGGTGCGAAGGGGTGCCAAGGCATGGAGCAGGGCAGGGTGCCAAGGCAGGGCTTGACGACTGCctctgtcgggggggggggctcccagaGGGACAGTGCCCATGGATCAGCCCCCTCAGCCTGGGGTAATTTCCTGTTTCTGCCCATTAATGAGGCAGTTCTCCAGCCTGGTTCACAGAGGTGGAACTAAGAAACCCCTCAGAGACAGGGACAGCCCCATTACTGTGGCCACAGTCTGAGGTAAGAGCAATTAAACCTGCATTTTCTAAATCTTGGATTTCTTCCAGGTCTGGAGTGTGATTTGGCTATGAATCTGGTGGGGCAGCCCCTGGTGAAGCAGCAGGTGATGAAAGGAGTGAGGGAGTTCCTGGAGAACCAGAACCCCATGAAACCCCTTGTGATGTCCTTCCACGGCTGGACTGGGACTGGCAAAACCTACGTGAGCTCCATGCTCATCCGCCACCTCTTCCGGGATGGACTCCGCAGCCCATATGTTCACCAGTTCTCTCCCATAGCACACTTCCCTCATCACGAGCAGATAGAGCAGTACAAGGTAAGGGCTGCCTCTCAACACCATACTGCTTGATTTTCTTTGGCCATGTCTGTCTTGTTGATCAGCACAGATGCGTTAAGCCTGCTTCCTGAAGTGCAATAATAAAGCTCTTTGTTTTAGTCTGGTGAAGTGAGTGGCTCCATGAACTGGCTGAAGGATTCACTAGTGACTGTGATGCACTCTGGCACTCAGTCATCACTTCCATCTTCCCAGCAGCAGTCCTCACAGTGATCATGGTctcattctttaaatatttacacAGCCCTTTGAACACACATACATGCAAATGTGCTTCATGCAGTGGCTTTCATCTAAAGTTTTCCCATTGCTTTCCAAACAGCTCAATAGCTGTGAATACTCATGCATCACTAGACTTTGTAATTCCCTCCTCACGCAGCAAGCAGGTTCCTAAGTACAATACCAGCTCTACGCTCTTAACCATTCCACAACACATCTCTTAATCctgagaaaaggcagaaatcaaaacataaaGGTTGGCTTTTGAACTCTTAACAGAGTGGGGAGTCAGTGTACCTGgacattttcttttctgggcGTTAGGAGAGTTATTTATTCTTTTGAGTCTGTAGAAGAAATGCATTCAGTAAGGTAAACCTCACGCTGAGAAAAGTGCTTCAATTAAGACTTATACAAGCCTCCAGGAAAACTGAGTATTTACGCGCAGGTTGGCATCTGTACTGGAGTAGCTTCAGCCATGATAGAGCCAGGGCTCTTCCGGTTGAGTGGAGGCATATGTTTTTGCAGCAGAAGAGGAACTGGCAGAAAGCATGACTCCCCAGTAGCACTCAGTAGCTGGGAGCTGTACAGATacacagggaaagagaaaagaacatgTGGAACTGTGGGAGTCTGCATGCTTAACTTTAGTTCGCTGCCTCCTTCATACTGCTTCTTTAAATCTGTAATAAAAGATCCATAATCAGCTGGTAAAGCAGGTAACAGTTACTGTGCCAAATCTAAAATAAAGGAGGCCTCCTCAGTCCTAGTTGTTCCTGCTCTGAGTAGGTGGTGCTGTGCAGGGACAAGCTGCTCTCAGCAGTTACTGTTTTCAGCACCATCAACTCAGCTTGAGCTGATGTctcagcttttgctctgtggtgGTTCAAGCCTCCCTCACCCTCAGGCACATCAATGCCTTTTGGCTTGGCGGATATCTTTCCTAGGAGAACCTGAAGCATTGGATCCAAGGGAACTTGACAAACTGTGGACgatctgcttttctctttgatgAGATGGACAAGATGCACCCGGGTCTGATCGATGTGATCATGCCATTCCTGGGACCCTCGTGGGTTGTTTACGGGACCAACTACCGCAaagcaattttcattttcataaggTAAGAGAGGCCCCTCTGTGTCAAGCATAGCACTGTCACAGGGTATCCCAGCACAATGCTTCTAATTTGTGCAGAGGTTGGTATGTACTTCAGAGCacacttttgttttgcttttctttctccaagcCTTGAGCCTCTGCAAATGCCAAGAGACCCTGTTTTCTTGTAAATAAGCAAGAAGTAGAGAGTCTGAAAGCGCTCCACTGTTCCTGTTATTTGGCTACCTTTACAGGAGTTGTTTTAGGCCAGGCAACTGCAAGTATCTAGATTGCACACATGGCTGCTGGAGAGTGTCAGAtgctgcctctgtgctgcaaCACTATTTTCCTGGATATGTCAAATAAGCATCTTATTCTTTTGCAGCAATGCAGGAGGAGAACAGATCAAGGACATGACCCTAGATCTCTGGCATGCCCACAAGGATCGTGAGGAGATCAGCCTGCAGGACATGGAATCAGCCATCTCAAAAGCAGTTTTTGAAAATCCGCAGAGTGAGTGTCTCAAAGAGATGTTTTCTGCaaggagcagagcccagcagaggGAGCCAGGCCCCACTGCACACAGCCCACTGACACTGTCTGGCATATCCCAAGCAGGGAGAAGGGACTAGGGGTTGAGGAGAGGGAACTGTGATCACCTCAAGGTTTCCTGGTGCAGGGAAGGAACAGCCTAGATTCCCAAGCCAGAAGACCTGTTACCATGCTTAGCTAAGTTCCTTGGACAGAAGGTGCATTCACAACCAAGAGATGGCAGACAAAGTGCACTCACTGAAAATCACCAAGTACCACCAATACCCACTGCCTACCTAGATCTCCTTGCTTTGCCCTTGTCTAGGCAGGGTCCTATCACAGGGAGAGGAGCTTGAAGTGTGACTGGTCAGGCTAAAAATCACCATTCCTGGAGAACAACAAGCTCTGTTTTGCAGCAGGGGGCAACAGATGGGTACAGCTCTCGCCTTATACAAAACTGGAGCAGATCTGCCTTCAGCAGAGTATTTTGGCTTCACACAAAGCAGCTCTTTGAATTCCAAGGACTGCAAAGACTCCAAAGGTAAAACCTTTTGTCTGTTCCTTTGCAGGTGGATTCTGGAAATCTGGGATCATTAATGAACATCTCATTGATTTTGTTGTGCCCTTCCTCCCACTGAAGCGCCACCACGTAAAGCAATGCGTCATCAACGAACTCATCCAGCAAGGCCTAGAATTACGTCAGGATGTCGTCCAGGAAGTGGCTGACAGCATCCCCTACTtcccagaggaagagaaaatattttcatcaacAGGCTGCAAAACAGTAGCCTCTCGGATCAGTTTTTTCTTGTAGCCACTGGCAAGGAATCTCTTCTGAAGCAGCATGTGGAGTCTATAGCAGATCAGACGTGACCAGCCCTCAGGAGATGCTGTACCTGCAGCCTTGCTCAGATTCGTACGATTTAGGATGTATATCAAGCTGTAAAGCTGCAGAGCCCAGGACTGGAGGGATAAGCACGAGGAGCTACGTGTTACCTCCGAGTAGCACGAGTGCTCTCCCTGCTGAGCTCACCCCTCTAGCCCCACAGAGGCAGCTGCAGGATACAGCTGTGGGAGCAAATGCAAGTGATGTGACTTAAAGCACAGCTGTGGGAGCAAATGCAAGTGATGTGACTTAAAGCACTTTACTGATTTCTCTGGCCAAGTGAATGTGGATACTGAACAGGCCAGTGCACCACCCGAGACATGCTGTGACAAAGAAGGGAAGATGCCAAGAGGCACAGTAGTGACAGGGAGGTTTTTCCCCTGTTCCCTGTCAGAAGCACCCATCTGTGGCTCTTCCTTCTCCTGGCAGCTATTGAGATCTAATCCATCAAGATTCTGAGCCCAGAAAAGACTTTTTTATCTACAGTATTTTAACAATAtttactacctttttttttttcaccatgtGAAAATGCTGGTGTTCTGGCATCTGCAACACTGACCCATGAAGACCTTCGACAATATAGTGAAATGTGCTTTTCAGGGAAGTTTTAGAGCCAACTTCTTTCCAGTTTCCTTTCACTGTGAATAGATGCTGGTTAAGTCCAGCTTCAGCATCAACTAGAGTATGGGTATAAGGGAAATGGCAACATCTGACCTGCCGAGAGCCCTGCTCTTCCCACCATCCCTTGTCCATCTTCCCCATAAGGCCTAAAGGATTTCCCTGCAACTaactggggggcggggggggaagacaTCTTGCTTGTCTTCCCAGCTACAAAAAATTTGAGTCCTACCTCCGAGGAGACTGCAGTGTCGCTAATGGTtttgaaaattctttttattcagtGATGATTTCTCCAGCAGGCTGAGAAGTTCTTGCTGTGGTGAACTGCTGAGCCTCTTGCACATCCTTCTGCTGGTCAGACCACACACGCTTTGGCTGGGCCACGATCCATTCAGCTTCTGGAAAGTGCCACTTACAACGAAGGGACCTGGGGATAATTCGGAGAAGATTAGTACTGTCGAGCACTGGGCACACGGCACTGCAGGCCTTTGCCCCCTGTTTTAATCCCGCCCATGCAGAGGGTTAGTGGAGTACAGGTCAGAGGAAACAATCGTTCACTCTGGGACCAAACTGCCCAACGGATGGGTGAACAGGCACATTTAGGAAAGTCCCCAATGCTCCTCTTGGGCCCTGGGTCTCTGCCCTACTCTGAAACAAGCTGCCAGCACTTGGGACCATTCCAGCCTCCCTCCAGGGCCTGAGCTTGGGCAACAGCAATGGCAGACGCTATCCAAACGCTGCCTGGGAGCCAGTCCACGGACAGACTCAATTATCCTGCCTCATTCAAAAATGTGACgcatttctaattttaaaataaatcctttaTGAAATAAATGGTTGGGGAACAGTCACTGACTTAAATTACTGACTGTAGCTAGTGCAGAAGGACTTAAAAAAACATGCAGTTGCCCGGAAACAGCTGCCCAATGCACTAAGACTTTGGGAATTTAAGGAAGAGATGGTCTCTAATTAGGTAACTAGAAACAAGATCTTTCCCTGGGGAGGAAGTGAAATTGAAGCAACTCGGTCAGCTGTACTCTGCAGAGGAGCCAGTGTAGGTACAGGAAAGCTGCTGGGTCTTGGCCACAGCTGCACGCGGAGCCGTGTTTTCCCCTGCAGAGTACATCTCTGGGTCTCACAAAGGGCTAGTGACAGGGCAGCAGGAGGTAGGCGCCACGGCATCTCCTTCCCGGGGAGCCTGCCCAGCGGCTACGGCCCCACAGGCCCCCACCCCACGCGCGGGGAGCCGAGGTGAGGTACTGGTGAGCCCCACGGGCAGAGCAGCTGTTTGTGCAGCAGCTACTGCCGtcactccacaagctctctgggtgCTACATCAAAGCTGTGGCCAGGGTCATGCACTGAGCAGAGCCTGTTTCTGGCCCAGTGCAGAATGCAGCAGGTTCAATTTCAGCCCTGTGCCAGTCTCCTAGAAATGAAGGGCCAAAGGCTAAAGAAGGCCATTCATTTACCACTGGCTTCCAGTAGAGCAGAGGCTGACTGGAATAACCCCCAGGCAAACACAGTTTTCGAGAGAActggttttctttctctggaaaTCAGCACAAGGCCAGGGCTACACCAGGCAGGAACAGACCCTCACCTCCACCCTCACAGGCAAGGCACGAAAAGGTGTGCGAACGCATCCATCTCCCACTGAACCCT containing:
- the TOR2A gene encoding prosalusin, with product MAPAVGPGAAAALALALALLAAAARPAAAAWDLRALRCSFSAACECGFEPDLRGLECDLAMNLVGQPLVKQQVMKGVREFLENQNPMKPLVMSFHGWTGTGKTYVSSMLIRHLFRDGLRSPYVHQFSPIAHFPHHEQIEQYKENLKHWIQGNLTNCGRSAFLFDEMDKMHPGLIDVIMPFLGPSWVVYGTNYRKAIFIFISNAGGEQIKDMTLDLWHAHKDREEISLQDMESAISKAVFENPQSGFWKSGIINEHLIDFVVPFLPLKRHHVKQCVINELIQQGLELRQDVVQEVADSIPYFPEEEKIFSSTGCKTVASRISFFL